A genomic stretch from Setaria viridis chromosome 1, Setaria_viridis_v4.0, whole genome shotgun sequence includes:
- the LOC117866308 gene encoding uncharacterized protein, with protein MASSARNIMFRRLKTLTISPALASGVTSQHHQLQQRAPVSGTAKGKAKLKAGQPLKRSSIGAKKGVPSTGGGGGGGGGGGGGGGGRGRREAMERITQISESCLNASTPLRHLSPKERLREAKREELGLISKERQRELDVAKAKAKAKAKSKGTGADDGDRVLMGPPGLDYISLGLVDEEAIPKYELTVEDGRRLAKEYSRVLMRRHRARQTAESTLLTLKKEAIAALPEKLQAAAMVPDMTPFPANRYMATLTPPIEGYIEKVRDAAKKHSVKEKLR; from the coding sequence ATGGCTTCAAGTGCACGGAATATCATGTTTCGGCGTCTCAAGACACTAACTATAAGCCCTGCACTGGCATCTGGTGTGACCAGTCAGCATCACCAGCTTCAACAGCGTGCACCAGTGAGTGGCACAGCCAAAGGAAAGGCCAAGCTCAAAGCAGGACAACCTTTGAAGCGTTCCAGCATCGGGGCAAAGAAAGGGGTGCCTTCAactggtgggggtgggggtgggggtgggggtgggggtgggggtgggggtggacgTGGTCGTCGTGAGGCCATGGAGCGCATTACTCAGATTTCAGAGTCTTGTCTCAATGCCTCTACTCCCCTGCGGCACTTGTCCCCAAAGGAGCGTCTTCGTGAGGCCAAACGTGAGGAGCTTGGACTTATATCCAAGGAGAGGCAACGCGAGCTTGATGTAGCCAAGGCCAAGGCCAAAGCTAAAGCCAAATCCAAAGGTACTGGTGCAGATGATGGAGACCGTGTGCTGATGGGTCCACCGGGCCTTGACTATATCAGTCTTGGGCTGGTTGATGAGGAGGCAATCCCCAAGTATGAGCTCACAGTTGAGGATGGTAGGCGACTTGCCAAAGAATACAGTCGTGTGCTTATGCGGCGGCACCGTGCAAGACAAACAGCAGAGTCAACGCTTCTAACACTCAAAAAGGAGGCCATTGCTGCGCTCCCTGAGAAGCTGCAAGCTGCTGCTATGGTACCTGACATGACACCTTTCCCTGCAAACCGGTACATGGCGACACTCACACCACCAATTGAAGGATACATTGAAAAAGTACGGGATGCTGCCAAGAAGCACTCTGTGAAGGAGAAACTTCGCTGA
- the LOC117847282 gene encoding putative disease resistance RPP13-like protein 1, whose amino-acid sequence MPALKISYDYLPFHLQKCFSYCGLFPEDYKFDSLEISRFWISIGVIDSCGQNDKIEDIGSKYLDELLDNGFLMKGDQNYYVMHHLMHELAQVVSSKECAYISCSSFRADDVQSSLRHLSILMSNDYNETFGEEMDKLKRRVDIGNLRSLMIFGGYKRASSVNILKETFKEIKGLRVLFIFMNSTNSLPPSFSKLIHLRHLKLKSPYYNSELCCPRIVSRFYHLKFLDLQNWGGMCDLPKDISRLVNLCHFGAWQEFHTNIPEVGKMRLLQELKGFHVKKESAGFELRELGQLVQLGGELSIHGLENVRSSKEAAEARLMAKRDLIKLGLFWSRKHQSKVDDILDDLQPHSNLRDLRIVNHGGPAGPSWLCGNIRMKNLETLHLEGVSWSTLPPFGQLYHLRELCLINIVGICQFGPDFIGGITEKSFTHLKEVQLHHMPELVEWIGGGNTHLFSRLERIWCSNCPKLTALPFSRCSSSSTHDNTIWFPNLCYLSTQECPKLSLPPLPHTRMLSFFRTDSLSYENRYLSIYKMPGELAFHNLGEVERLMISDASLISFTDLQKLHPLRRIDLMRCKDTFLRGLDDDIVLYSVQSLHLSEFIVTRKPLSNWFKCFPALSDLSVGASSEHHDEVVVLQVPPSSSLRHVRLYGCKNLILPMEDGGGFQSLLSLKSVSIGDCNMLLSRWSMLQAAKSINLFPPQVEELYLRNEPSTLSMALFSNLTSLTTLKLSDCKNFTMDGFNPLITSTLERLEVSNSRDDETDPYSIAADLLAEVARTKTMPAGSFQLVTLEVDIISAVLVAPICTRISATLRELSFVYDWRVESFTEEQEQALQLLTSLQWLQFVRCRGLLSIPRGLHCLSSLKTIIISDSPRIRSLPKKGLPDSLQELHISDCSAELYEECQKLRGTRPDIDVDVRLKD is encoded by the coding sequence ATGCCAGCCTTGAAAATTAGCTATGACTACCTTCCCTTCCATCTACAAAAATGCTTTTCATATTGTGGCCTTTTTCCTGAGGATTATAAGTTTGATAGCTTAGAGATTAGCCGTTTTTGGATTTCGATAGGCGTCATCGATTCCTGTGGTCAGAATGATAAAATTGAGGACATAGGTTCAAAGTATTTGGATGAACTGTTAGATAATGGTTTTCTGATGAAAGGAGATCAAAATTATTATGTAATGCATCATTTGATGCATGAGCTTGCACAGGTTGTTTCATCAAAAGAATGTGCCTATATCAGTTGTTCTAGTTTTAGAGCTGATGATGTCCAATCATCTCTTCGCCACCTATCCATCTTGATGTCCAATGACTATAATGAAACTTTTGGTGAAGAAATGGATAAATTGAAGAGAAGGGTAGACATTGGAAATTTACGGAGTTTGATGATTTTTGGAGGATATAAAAGGGCAAGCTCAGTGAATATTTTGAAAGAAACATTTAAGGAGATAAAGGGCCTCCGTGTTCTGTTTATATTCATGAACTCCACAAATTCTTTGCCACCCAGCTTTTCAAAGCTTATCCACCTTCGGCACCTAAAACTTAAGTCACCTTATTATAACTCAGAACTGTGCTGTCCTAGAATAGTATCTAGGTTTTATCACTTGAAATTTTTGGACCTTCAAAACTGGGGTGGAATGTGTGATTTGCCTAAAGACATAAGCCGCCTTGTGAATTTATGCCATTTTGGTGCTTGGCAAGAATTCCATACCAATATTCCTGAGGTTGGAAAAATGAGGCTTCTACAAGAGTTGAAAGGATTTCATGTTAAGAAAGAGAGTGCTGGTTTTGAACTACGAGAGTTGGGCCAGCTAGTGCAGCTAGGAGGAGAACTCAGTATACATGGGCTTGAAAATGTGAGATCCAGCAAAGAAGCTGCTGAAGCAAGATTGATGGCGAAAAGAGATCTAATTAAGCTGGGATTATTTTGGAGTAGAAAGCACCAGTCGAAGGTCGATGATATTCTTGATGATCTCCAACCACACTCTAATCTTAGAGATCTTCGCATTGTTAATCATGGTGGTCCCGCAGGTCCTAGTTGGTTATGTGGCAACATCCGCATGAAAAACTTGGAGACCCTCCATCTAGAAGGTGTATCCTGGTCCACTCTTCCACCTTTTGGGCAGCTATATCATCTAAGAGAACTCTGTCTGATAAATATTGTTGGGATATGCCAGTTTGGACCTGACTTCATTGGTGGCATTACAGAGAAAAGTTTCACGCACCTTAAGGAGGTTCAGCTTCATCATATGCCAGAACTTGTGGAGTGGATTGGGGGAGGTAACACACATTTGTTCTCAAGGCTTGAAAGAATCTGGTGCTCTAATTGTCCAAAGCTCACTGCCCTACCGTTCTCAAGGTGCTCTAGTTCTTCTACACATGACAACACCATATGGTTCCCTAATCTATGTTATCTTTCCACTCAAGAATGCCCGAAGTTGTCCCTGCCTCCCCTTCCTCACACTCGCATGCTATCTTTTTTCCGAACGGACAGCTTGAGCTATGAAAACAGATATTTGTCCATTTATAAGATGCCCGGTGAATTGGCCTTCCACAATCTTGGTGAAGTAGAACGTTTGATGATTTCTGATGCATCACTCATCTCATTTACTGACCTTCAAAAGCTACATCCCCTACGAAGAATTGATCTTATGAGATGCAAGGACACATTTCTTAGAGGACTGGATGATGACATTGTGCTCTATTCAGTCCAATCTCTGCACCTCTCGGAATTTATTGTTACCAGGAAACCGTTATCAAATTGGTTCAAATGTTTCCCAGCTCTTTCTGATTTGTCTGTGGGTGCATCAAGTGAGCATCACGATGAGGTTGTGGTATTGCAGGTTCCACCCTCCAGCTCCCTGAGACATGTCCGGTTGTATGGGTGTAAAAATCTGATTCTACCTATGGAAGATGGAGGTGGATTCCAGAGCCTCTTGTCGCTCAAATCAGTTTCCATAGGCGATTGCAACATGCTATTGTCCCGGTGGTCCATGCTACAAGCAGCTAAGAGCATCAATCTTTTCCCTCCTCAGGTCGAGGAACTCTATCTTCGGAATGAGCCAAGCACTCTGTCTATGGCTCTGTTCTCAAATCTGACATCTCTTACCACACTAAAACTAAGTGATTGTAAGAATTTCACAATGGATGGTTTCAATCCTCTCATCACATCAACCCTCGAGAGGCTGGAGGTTTCTAATTCGAGAGATGATGAAACTGATCCTTATTCTATAGCAGCGGATCTACTCGCAGAGGTGGCAAGGACCAAAACAATGCCCGCAGGTTCCTTCCAACTGGTGACACTTGAGGTGGACATCATCTCCGCAGTGCTTGTTGCTCCCATCTGCACCCGCATCTCCGCTACCCTCCGGGAATTATCCTTCGTTTATGATTGGCGGGTGGAGAGCTTCACTGAAGAGCAGGAGCAGGCCCTTCAGCTCCTCACATCCCTGCAATGGCTGCAGTTTGTTAGATGCAGGGGGCTGCTGTCCATCCCTCGAGGGCTGCATTGCCTTTCTTCTCTCAAGACTATAATTATAAGTGACTCTCCTAGAATCAGATCGCTGCCCAAGAAGGGCCTCCCTGATTCACTGCAAGAGTTACACATATCTGATTGCTCCGCCGAGCTTTATGAGGAATGCCAGAAATTAAGAGGAACAAGGCCAGATATAGATGTAGATGTCCGCCTGAAAGATTGA
- the LOC140220102 gene encoding putative disease resistance protein RGA3 produces the protein METALGAANWLLSKVLKKLSDDLVAGYVASRELGLNFDKIKTELKYTLGLLHGAQGRDVSHNPGLQGLLEDLSKKADEAEDALDELHYFMIQDELDGTREATPDLGDGLGAQALHARHAARNTAGNWLSCFSVCGRSQDDAAAAGTGNTSKAVDSFNHIDSGYADKLIFDRVAMSNKIKQLMEDIHSLCPRISKLLEINNSSRIPPKSMERPAIGSTIRQEEFYGRSTIFKQTVDRMTSGTCSDETLSVLPIVGPGGIGKTTFTQHLYNNEKIEKHFAARVWVCVSTNFDVLKLTKEIRSCIPAGENEVETDNLDQLQKSIAKRLKSKRFLIVLDDIWQCSEDRWVNFLASFTMREAEKGSMVIVTTRFPNIAQMVKTTTPVNLEGLEPAEFWVFFQACVFGEVIAEHDNKEELIDIARQIANKLKCSPLAAKTVGRLLKKRFSREHWMGILQKKEWLNQTHNDDIMPALKISYDYLPFHLQKCFSYCGLFPEDYKFDSLEISRFWISIGIIDSCGQNDKIEDIGSKYLDELLDNGFLMKGDQNYYVMHDLMHELAQVVSSKECAYISCSSFRADDVQPSIRHLSILMSNDYNETFGEEMDKLKRRVDIGNLRSLMIFGGYRRASLVNILKETFKEIKGLRVLFIFMNYANSLPPSFSKLIHLRHLKLESPYYHLSHLKLCCPRIVSRFYHLKFLDLQNWRGMCDLPKDISRLVNLCHFGAGKEFHTNIPEVGKMRLLQELKGFDVKKESAGFELRELGQLVQLGGELSIRGLENVRSSKEAAEARLMAKRDLIKLGLFWSREHQSKVDDILDDLQPHSNLRDLRIVNHGGPAGPSWLCGNIRMKNLETLHLEGVSWSTLPPFGQLYHLRELCLINIVGICQFGPDFIGGITEKSFTHLKEVQLHHMPELVEWIGGGNTHLFSRLERIWCSNCPKLTALPFSRCSSSSTHDNTIWFPNLCYLSTQECPKLSLPPLPHTRMLSFFRTDSLSYENRYLSIYKMPGELAFHNLGEVERLMISDASLISFTDLQKLHPLRRIDLMRCKDTFLRGLDDDIVLYSVQSLHLSEFIVTRKPLSNWFKCFPALSDLSVGASSEHHDEVVVLQVPPSSSLRHVRLYGCKNLILPMEDGGGFQSHLSLKSVSIDDCNMLLSRWSTGEAAQGISPFSPHVEELYLRNESSTLSMALFSNLISLTKLELRDCKNFTIDGFNPLITSNLDSLKVCNSRHDETDPYSIAADLLAEVARTKTMPAGSFQLVRLVVDSISAVLVAPICTRISATLRVLIFVCDWRVESFTEEQEQALQLLTSLQKLQFISCRVLLSIPRGLHCLSSLGNLRISGSPRIRSLPKKGLPDSLQELRVYDCSAELYEECQKLRRASLIP, from the coding sequence atggagactGCTCTTGGCGCAGCGAATTGGCTCCTCAGCAAGGTGCTCAAGAAGCTCTCCGATGACCTGGTGGCTGGGTATGTGGCCAGCCGTGAGCTCGGCCTCAACTTCGACAAGATCAAGACCGAGCTCAAGTACACCCTCGGGCTGCTGCATGGTGCCCAAGGGAGGGACGTCAGCCACAACCCCGGCCTGCAGGGCTTGCTGGAGGACCTGAGCAAGAAGGCCGATGAGGCAGAGGACGCTCTGGACGAGCTCCACTACTTCATGATCCAGGACGAGCTCGACGGCACCCGGGAGGCCACTCCGGATCTTGGGGATGGCCTCGGTGCTCAAGCTCTGCACGCCCGCCATGCTGCGCGCAACACTGCTGGTAACTGGCTCTCATGCTTCTCTGTTTGTGGCCGTTCACAAgatgatgctgctgctgctggtactGGGAACACAAGCAAGGCCGTCGATTCATTTAACCATATCGACAGTGGGTATGCTGACAAGTTGATATTCGACCGAGTGGCCATGTCAAACAAAATCAAGCAGCTGATGGAGGACATTCACTCACTATGTCCTCGTATCTCTAAATTGCTCGAGATAAACAATAGCAGTAGAATTCCTCCCAAAAGCATGGAACGACCTGCCATCGGGTCGACAATTAGACAAGAGGAGTTTTATGGAAGGAGCACAATTTTTAAGCAAACCGTAGATCGTATGACAAGTGGCACTTGTTCTGATGAGACCCTGTCCGTCCTTCCTATAGTTGGTCCCGGTGGTATTGGTAAGACAACTTTCACCCAGCACCTTTACAATAACGAAAAGATTGAAAAACACTTCGCTGCTAGGGTCTGGGTATGTGTGTCGACTAACTTTGATGTGCTTAAGCTCACCAAAGAGATACGTAGCTGCATACCTGCGGGTGAAAATGAAGTTGAAACAGACAATTTAGATCAGCTTCAGAAATCCATTGCAAAGAGACTGAAATCAAAAAGGTTCTTAATTGTCTTAGATGATATATGGCAATGCAGTGAGGACAGGTGGGTAAATTTCTTAGCTTCTTTCACAATGAGGGAAGCTGAAAAAGGCAGCATGGTCATTGTGACAACTCGATTTCCAAATATAGCACAAATGGTGAAGACAACTACTCCAGTAAACCTGGAAGGTTTGGAGCCTGCTGAGTTCTGGGTGTTCTTTCAAGCATGTGTATTTGGTGAAGTCATAGCTGAGCATGATAATAAGGAAGAACTAATTGACATTGCAAGACAaatagcaaataaattgaagTGCTCCCCACTGGCAGCCAAAACGGTTGGTCGTTTATTGAAGAAGAGATTCTCTCGGGAACATTGGATGGGAATTCTTCAAAAGAAAGAGTGGCTAAACCAGACCCACAATGATGATATTATGCCAGCCTTGAAAATTAGCTATGACTACCTTCCCTTCCATCTACAAAAATGCTTTTCATATTGTGGCCTTTTTCCTGAGGATTATAAGTTTGATAGCTTAGAGATTAGCCGTTTTTGGATTTCGATAGGCATCATCGATTCCTGTGGTCAGAATGATAAAATTGAGGACATAGGTTCAAAGTATTTGGATGAACTGTTAGATAATGGTTTTCTGATGAAAGGAGATCAAAATTATTATGTAATGCATGATTTGATGCATGAGCTTGCACAGGTTGTTTCATCAAAAGAATGTGCCTATATCAGTTGTTCTAGTTTTAGAGCTGATGATGTCCAACCATCTATTCGCCACCTATCCATCTTGATGTCCAATGACTATAATGAAACTTTTGGTGAAGAAATGGATAAATTGAAGAGAAGGGTAGACATTGGAAATTTACGGAGTTTGATGATTTTTGGAGGATATAGAAGGGCAAGCTTGGTGAATATTTTGAAAGAAACATTTAAGGAGATAAAGGGCCTCCGTGTTCTGTTTATATTCATGAACTACGCAAATTCTTTGCCACCCAGCTTTTCAAAGCTTATCCACCTTCGGCACCTAAAACTTGAGTCACCTTATTATCACTTGAGTCACCTAAAACTGTGCTGTCCTAGAATAGTATCTAGGTTTTATCACTTGAAATTTTTGGACCTTCAAAACTGGCGTGGAATGTGTGATTTGCCTAAAGACATAAGCCGCCTTGTGAATTTATGCCATTTTGGTGCTGGGAAAGAATTCCATACCAATATTCCTGAGGTTGGAAAAATGAGGCTTCTACAAGAGTTGAAAGGATTTGATGTTAAGAAAGAGAGTGCtggatttgaactacgagagtTGGGCCAGCTGGTGCAGCTAGGAGGAGAACTCAGTATACGTGGGCTTGAAAATGTGAGATCCAGCAAAGAAGCTGCTGAAGCAAGATTGATGGCAAAAAGAGATCTAATTAAGCTGGGATTATTTTGGAGTAGAGAGCACCAGTCGAAGGTCGATGATATTCTTGATGATCTCCAACCACACTCTAATCTTAGAGATCTTCGCATTGTTAATCATGGTGGTCCCGCAGGTCCTAGTTGGCTATGTGGCAACATCCGCATGAAAAACTTGGAGACCCTCCATCTAGAAGGTGTATCCTGGTCCACTCTTCCACCTTTTGGGCAGCTATATCATCTAAGAGAACTCTGTCTGATAAATATTGTTGGGATATGCCAGTTTGGACCTGACTTCATTGGTGGCATTACAGAGAAAAGTTTCACGCACCTTAAGGAGGTTCAGCTTCATCATATGCCAGAACTTGTGGAGTGGATTGGGGGAGGTAACACACATTTGTTCTCAAGGCTTGAAAGAATCTGGTGCTCTAATTGTCCAAAGCTCACTGCCCTACCGTTCTCAAGGTGCTCTAGTTCTTCTACACATGACAACACCATATGGTTCCCTAATCTATGTTATCTTTCCACTCAAGAATGCCCGAAGTTGTCCCTGCCTCCCCTTCCTCACACTCGCATGCTATCTTTTTTCCGAACGGACAGCTTGAGCTATGAAAACAGATATTTGTCCATTTATAAGATGCCCGGTGAATTGGCCTTCCACAATCTTGGTGAAGTAGAACGTTTGATGATTTCTGATGCATCACTCATCTCATTTACTGACCTTCAAAAGCTACATCCCCTACGAAGAATTGATCTTATGAGATGCAAGGACACATTTCTTAGAGGACTGGATGATGACATTGTGCTCTATTCAGTCCAATCTCTGCACCTCTCGGAATTTATTGTTACCAGGAAACCGTTATCAAATTGGTTCAAATGTTTCCCAGCTCTTTCTGATTTGTCTGTGGGTGCATCAAGTGAGCATCACGATGAGGTTGTGGTATTGCAGGTTCCACCCTCCAGCTCCCTGAGACATGTCCGGTTGTATGGGTGTAAAAATCTGATTCTACCTATGGAAGATGGAGGTGGATTCCAGAGTCACTTGTCGCTCAAATCAGTTTCCATAGACGATTGCAACATGCTATTGTCCCGGTGGTCCACGGGAGAAGCAGCTCAAGGCATCAGTCCTTTCTCTCCTCATGTCGAGGAACTCTATCTTCGGAATGAGTCAAGCACTCTGTCGATGGCTCTGTTCTCAAATCTGATATCTCTTACCAAACTAGAACTAAGAGATTGTAAGAATTTCACAATTGATGGTTTCAATcctctcatcacatcaaacctCGATAGTCTGAAGGTTTGTAATTCGAGACATGATGAAACTGATCCTTATTCTATAGCAGCGGATCTACTCGCAGAGGTGGCAAGGACCAAAACAATGCCCGCAGGTTCCTTCCAACTGGTGCGACTTGTGGTGGACAGCATCTCCGCAGTGCTTGTTGCTCCCATCTGCACCCGCATCTCCGCTACCCTCCGGGTATTAATCTTCGTTTGTGATTGGCGGGTGGAGAGCTTCACGGAAGAGCAGGAGCAGGCCCTTCAGCTCCTCACATCCCTGCAAAAGCTGCAGTTTATTAGCTGCAGGGTGCTGCTGTCCATCCCTCGAGGGCTGCATTGCCTTTCTTCTCTCGGGAATTTACGTATAAGTGGATCTCCTAGAATCAGATCGCTGCCCAAGAAGGGCCTCCCTGATTCACTGCAAGAGTTACGCGTATATGATTGCTCCGCCGAGCTTTATGAGGAATGCCAGAAATTAAGAAGGGCCTCCCTGATTCCCTGA
- the LOC117847271 gene encoding nuclear ribonuclease Z: MAKVSESAAEAASTAAAPPLTSASAPPSRPKAKHRLEIEGYPVEGLSIGGQETCVIFPTLSLAFDIGRCPQRAISQEFLFISHGHLDHIGGLPMYVATRGLFRLRPATIFVPACLRDLVERLFEVHRAIDQSELKHNLVPLEVGEEYELRRDIKVRAFRTYHAIPSQGYVIYSVKQKLKQEFIGLPGSEIKRLKLSGVEITNTVSTPEIAFTGDTTSDFILDPDNADVLGAKILVVESTFLDDSISVEHAREYGHTHLFEIASQSDKLGNKAILLIHFSARYTAEEIDAAINRLPPSFRSRVYALKEGF; this comes from the exons atggcgaaGGTCAGCGAGTCCGCGGCGGAGGCtgcgtccaccgccgccgcccctcctcttaCTTCCGCTTCCGCGCCGCCATCGAGGCCGAAGGCGAAGCACCGGCTGGAGATCGAGGGGTACCCCGTGGAGGGCCTCTCCATCGGCGGCCAAGAGACCTGCGTCATCTTCCCGACGCTGAGCCTCGCCTTCGACATCGGCCGGTGCCCGCAGCGCGCCATCTCGCAGGagttcctcttcatctcccatGGGCATCTCGACCACATCGGGGGCCTCCCCATGTACGTGGCCACGCGGGGTCTCTTCAGGCTGCGCCCGGCCACCATCTTCGTCCCGGCGTGCCTCCGGGACCTCGTGGAGCGGCTGTTCGAGGTGCACCGCGCCATAGACCAGTCGGAGCTCAAGCATAACTTGGTCCCCCTCGAGGTCGGGGAGGAGTACGAATTGAGGAGGGACATCAAGGTCAGGGCTTTCAGGACCTACCACGCCATACCCAGCCAG GGGTATGTCATATACTCGGTGAAGCAGAAGCTCAAGCAGGAGTTCATTGGTCTCCCAGGGAGCGAGATTAAGCGGTTGAAGTTATCAGGTGTGGAG ATCACGAATACGGTGTCCACCCCTGAGATTGCTTTCACGGGAGATACGACATCAGATTTCATTCTTGATCCAGACAATGCAGATGTGTTGGGGGCAAAAATTCTTGTTGTCGAG AGTACTTTTCTAGACGACTCCATTTCGGTTGAGCATGCAAGAGAATATGGGCACACACACTTATTTGAG ATAGCAAGCCAGTCTGACAAGCTTGGAAACAAAGCTATTCTACTCATTCACTTTTCTGCTCGTTACACTGCAGAG GAAATTGATGCAGCAATAAACAGGTTGCCACCATCTTTCCGAAGCAGAGTTTATGCGTTGAAGGAAGGCTTCTAA
- the LOC117865187 gene encoding plastid division protein PDV1: MRWDAAETEAVLERIWDLHDRLSDAILASSRAHLLLPPPPPPPPQPAPSAPSAKGAHLRGGGGRNGCVFVKGGGGCGGRDGGEALAAAAEAVAEARSLHAIRSALEDLEDHLEFLHTVQSQQRAERDAAIARLEQSRLVLAMRLAEHQGKRYRVIDEALAFVGEVSDKSRFISPEDVRATQTEDNAEGNRGSGSRIMSNVLACSLSLAKNSFRLDKIGGALGNAAVFAVSMLAFLQLHQIALGSRTPAMGYRKRIEYSFQSGSSQQNGKGKHLEVYLARG, translated from the exons atgAGGTGGGACGCGGCGGAGACGGAGGCGGTCCTCGAGCGGATCTGGGACCTGCACGACCGCCTCAGCGACGCCATCCTCGCGTCCTCACGCGCGCACCTCCTcctgccccctcctccccctcccccgccccaGCCCGCGCCGTCCGCGCCCTCCGCCAAGGGGGCCCAccttcgcggcggcggcggcaggaacggGTGCGTCTTCGTCAAGGGAGGCGGAGGCTGCGGCGGACGGGACGGGGgagaggcgctggcggcggccgcggaggccgTGGCCGAGGCCAGGAGCCTGCACGCCATCCGCTCCGCGCTCGAGGACCTCGAGGACCACCTCGAGTTCTTACAT ACTGTTCAATCGCAGCAGCGGGCTGAGCGAGATGCTGCAATCGCTAGACTGGAGCAAAGCCGTCTAGTCCTTGCTATGAGATTAGCAGAGCATCAGGGGAAGAGGTACCGAGTGATTGACGAAGCCTTGGCGTTTGTGGGTGAAGTGAGTGACAAGAGTCGATTTATCTCACCAGAAGATGTCCGTGCAACCCAGACAGAGGATAATGCAGAGGGAAACAGGGGCAGTGGTTCAAGGATCATGTCAAATGTGCTAGCATGTAGTTTATCCTTAGCCAAGAATTCATTTCGGCTGGACAAGATTGGTGGTGCTCTAGGTAACGCTGCGGTATTTGCAGTAAGTATGCTTGCTTTCTTGCAGCTGCATCAAATTGCACTTGGAAGTAGAACTCCAGCCATGGGATACAGGAAGAGAATTGAGTACAGTTTTCAATCTGGCAGCTCACAACAGAATGGGAAAGGGAAACATTTGGAGGTTTACCTAGCCAGAGGCTGA